DNA sequence from the Alteribacter lacisalsi genome:
GAGCACCTTTCCGTAGGGGATGAAGTAAAAGTAAAAATTCTATCCGTTGACGAAGAATCCGGAAAGATTTCTCTTTCCATTCGTGAAACTCAGCCTAAGCCGGAGCGTCCTGCACGTCAGGAACGTCCAGCACGCCAGGGCGGAGGCGGTGGCGGCAAGCGTCACACAAACGAAAAGCCACAAGGTTTCAACACACTTGAAGAGAAGCTTAAAGGCTGGCTAAAACAGTCAAACGAAATTCAGGCTGACCTGAACAAGCGCGCAAAGAAATAAGGATTTCCCAGAATCCTGCTTTCCAAGACGAGAAAGAGGCACTCATTCGTGAGAGCCTCTTCTTTTTTTGGCTAACGGAAAATTCATTAAGCCTGCGTTTTGCTATGTTAAAGCTTGATTGTTGATTAACACTCCTGCGGGAACAGCGCCTGCTGAAGACCCGGCAGGGACGTTTTTTCCTGAGGAGGCTGAAGCGGTGCCTCGGGAAGGGAGCGCGTAGAGCTGAGATCAAAAACAAACTTTAACAAAGACTATATAAAAAAGCTTTCCGGCACGGGGGATGTGCGGAAAGCCTTTTTTAAAACCCTTCTCACCTGTGCAACCCGCTTCCAGAGTAAAATTGTACCTTTGGGGATCTGGAACGAATGGGTTCTGGTGTTTAACGCTGAGGTTCTGGACTGCGTTCCAGTTCTTCGTCCGGCTTAAACAGAATGGAGATGCAATACAGTCCTGCAAGTCCAACAAGTGCATAGATGAACCGGGAAAATCCGGCTGCCTGCCCGCCGAAAATTGCTGCTACAAGGTCAAAACGGAAAAATCCGATCAAACCCCAGTTAATTGCTCCGATAATTGCCAGCACAAGGGCTGTGCGTTGAATACCGCTCATTCGTTCCTCACCTCCTTAAAATGTACTCCAGAATAAGAAGCGTGACTGCTCCTTGTCTTATCTTGAATAAATGAAGGGTTTTTTATGCACAGCAGGATGAAGGATTACTCACTGCACATTTCTTTACATATCTACTGAGAGTGGTAAATAATAAGGGAGCAGTGGATATACCTTAGTTTTCTAAAGGAGTGAAGCATAGATGGATAACTTTATTTACCAGAATCCTGTAAGGCTTATTTTTGGACAGGGACAGGTCAACGAGCAGCTGACCAGTCAGCTGGAGACATATGGCAGGAATGTTCTCCTTGTTTACGGAGGAGGAAGCATTAAAAGAAATGGTCTGTACGACCAGGTTACAGACCTTTTGGAAAAAGACGGATTTAACATTTACGAACTTGCCGGCGTGGAGCCGAATCCACGACTTTCCACAGTCCATAAGGGTGTGGATATCTGTAAGACAGAAGACATTGATGTCATTCTTGCTGTCGGAGGCGGAAGTGTAATTGACTGTACCAAAGCCATTGCGGCGGGCGCAAAGTATCACGGAGATGCCTGGGACCTTGTAACAAAAAAAGCCGTTCCGGAAGATGCGCTGCCGTTCGGTACCATTCTCACTCTGGCTGCAACCGGTTCTGAAATGAACGCCGGTTCTGTCATTACAAACTGGGAAACTCATGAGAAATATGGATGGGGAAGTCCGCATGTTTTTCCAAAGTTCTCCATACTGGACCCGGCCAATACCCTGAGTGTCCCCGAGGACCACACTGTGTATGGGATTGTGGATATGATGAGTCACGTGTTAGAGCAGTACTTTCATCCACAGACCAATACGCCTCTGCAGGAAAACATGTGTGAAGCTGTGCTGAAAACCGTGATTGAAGCTGGCCCTGAGCTTGTGAAAAACCTTGATGACGTTAAACTGCGTGAAACCATTCTCTATTCGGGGACAATTGCACTTAACGGAACGCTTCAGATGGGTGTGCGAGGGGACTGGGCTTCCCATAACATTGAGCACGCTGTATCGGCTGTTTATGATATTCCCCACGCAGGCGGCCTTGCCATTCTGTTCCCGCAGTGGATGAGACATCATCTTGACAAGGGAGAGGATAAACTCGTCAGGCTTGCTGTAAACGTCTGGGGAATCGATCCCGAGAATAAATCAGGGAGCCAAATCGCAGAAGAAGGAATCCAGCGTCTTGAGCAGTTCTGGACGAGTCTAGGTGCACCGAACAGCCTTGCTGACTATGATATCGATGCCAGCCGCATTGATGAAATGGCAGATAAAGCGATGGCCAATGGTCCGTTCGGGAACTTCAACGCCCTTGAAAAAGAAGACGTGGAAATGATTCTGAAAGCTTCCTTATAATACCGGAGATTAGAAATGGCCCTCACGCGGTGAGGGCCATTTTCTGTGTGTTGAGTTTTGTTTACAGCTCACTTTCTGCCTGAAAATCTTATTGCTTAATAGCAGAATGGCACGTAAAAATGCACGGTTTAAAACTGGATGCGCTTACAATCTTTCATTAGCTTGATTATTTGATCCGGTTTTAATAAAGTGAAACGTGGAAGAGTAGTAATAGCATTTTACACTCAATACTGGAGGTAGAAATAATGTCGAACGTTCTTTCATTTGATTACAAAAAAGCGGAACCGTTTGTTGCCGCTCACGAAGTTGAGTATATGACAGATGCAGTGAAAGCTGCCCATGAGGCCCTGCATAACAAAACAGGCGCAGGCAGCGAGTTTCTCGGATGGCTTGACCTTCCTGTGAACTATGATAAAGAGGAATTTGAACGAATCCAGCAGTCAGCTGAAAAAATTAAGAAGGATACCGATGTTCTTCTTGTAGTAGGGATCGGTGGATCCTATCTGGGCGCCCGGGCTGCGATTGAAGCCCTTAACCATTCCTTCTACAACGTACTTGAAAAAGAGCAGCGCAATTCGCCGCAGGTGCTCTTTGTCGGGAACAACATCAGCTCAACCTACGTACGGGACCTTCTTGATCTTCTTGAAGGAAAAGACGTGTCCATCAATGTTATTTCAAAATCAGGCACGACAACCGAGCCGGCAATCGCATTCAGAATTCTCCGCGACTACATTGAGAAAAAATATGGGGTGGAAGAAGCCCGAAAGCGAATTTACGCTACTACTGACAAATCAAAAGGTGCGCTTAAAGAGCTTGCGAACGAAGAAGGCTATGAGTCCTTCGTTATTCCTGATGACGTAGGCGGTCGTTTTTCAGTTCTGACTGCAGTAGGCCTGCTTCCGATTGCCGCAAGCGGACTTGATATTCAGGCGATGATGCAGGGAGCTGCAGACGCCCGTGAGGCTTACAGCAGTGCAGATCTTTCTGAAAATGCCGCTTACCAG
Encoded proteins:
- a CDS encoding iron-containing alcohol dehydrogenase, whose protein sequence is MDNFIYQNPVRLIFGQGQVNEQLTSQLETYGRNVLLVYGGGSIKRNGLYDQVTDLLEKDGFNIYELAGVEPNPRLSTVHKGVDICKTEDIDVILAVGGGSVIDCTKAIAAGAKYHGDAWDLVTKKAVPEDALPFGTILTLAATGSEMNAGSVITNWETHEKYGWGSPHVFPKFSILDPANTLSVPEDHTVYGIVDMMSHVLEQYFHPQTNTPLQENMCEAVLKTVIEAGPELVKNLDDVKLRETILYSGTIALNGTLQMGVRGDWASHNIEHAVSAVYDIPHAGGLAILFPQWMRHHLDKGEDKLVRLAVNVWGIDPENKSGSQIAEEGIQRLEQFWTSLGAPNSLADYDIDASRIDEMADKAMANGPFGNFNALEKEDVEMILKASL
- a CDS encoding glucose-6-phosphate isomerase — encoded protein: MSNVLSFDYKKAEPFVAAHEVEYMTDAVKAAHEALHNKTGAGSEFLGWLDLPVNYDKEEFERIQQSAEKIKKDTDVLLVVGIGGSYLGARAAIEALNHSFYNVLEKEQRNSPQVLFVGNNISSTYVRDLLDLLEGKDVSINVISKSGTTTEPAIAFRILRDYIEKKYGVEEARKRIYATTDKSKGALKELANEEGYESFVIPDDVGGRFSVLTAVGLLPIAASGLDIQAMMQGAADAREAYSSADLSENAAYQYAAVRNSLYNKGKTIELMVNYEPALHFVSEWWKQLYGESEGKDGKGIFPAAADFSTDLHSLGQYVQDGRRDLFETVLNVESVREEIKIQEADSDLDNLNYLAGETMDFVNKKAFQGTLLAHTDGNVPNLIINVPELNEYHFGYLVYFFEKACAISGYILGVNPFDQPGVEAYKKNMFALLGKPGFEKEKEELEKRL
- a CDS encoding DUF378 domain-containing protein — encoded protein: MSGIQRTALVLAIIGAINWGLIGFFRFDLVAAIFGGQAAGFSRFIYALVGLAGLYCISILFKPDEELERSPEPQR
- the yugI gene encoding S1 domain-containing post-transcriptional regulator GSP13, producing the protein MSGKYEVGSIVEGKVTGIKPFGAFVALDEKKQGLVHISHIAHGFVKDINEHLSVGDEVKVKILSVDEESGKISLSIRETQPKPERPARQERPARQGGGGGGKRHTNEKPQGFNTLEEKLKGWLKQSNEIQADLNKRAKK